CGCCGATGGCCTCCGTGCCCGGCGGGTTTTTTCATGCCCGCGCGCTGGCGACTCCCCAAAAGCAAAACGCCGCGGCCCGAAGGCACGCGGCGTTGCAGCATGGCAGCCGTGTAATGTTGTCAGTGCGAGACGCGCGTCACGCCGCCCGACGACAGCAGCCGCACCCGGTCGCCAGGGCGGAACACCTCGTCGGCCTCCTGGGTGATGGCGCGCAGGTCGCCGTCTTCGAGCTGCACCGTGATCTCCAGGCCGCGCCGCTGGGTGATGCGGTTCTCGGCCGCGCTGCCGGCAATGCCGCCCAGCACCGCGCCAAGCAGGCCCGCCGCCACCGATCCGCCACCGCTGCCGATGGTGCTGCCCGCCGCCACGCCGCCCAGCGCGCCGCCGGCGATGGTACCGGCGCCCGTGGTACCGCCCTGGATCATGACCTCGCGCACGCCCTGCACCACGCCGTAGCGCACCGTCTGCTCGCGGTTGGCCTGGCCGGGCGCGTAGACGCTGCCGGAGTTCGAGTAATTGGCGCAGCCGCCGACCAGTGCTGCCGCGGCCAGTACCGCCGCGCCGCCGAATCGAAGTATCTGATGCATGGCAACTCCCGTCTGTTGGCCGCGCCATTCGTCCTCACCCGGTGCGCGCGGTGCACCGTTCCATCTTACGCGTATTGGTAGCCGAATGCCGACGCGAACCGGCTGGCGATCTCGTCGTGCGAAATCCAGTGATTCTGGGGGCCCTGCTGGGCGATCTTGAGCGCGCCCATCAGCGACGCCAGCCGGCCCGTGGTTTCCCAGTCCATGCCCTGCTCGATGCCGTGCAGCAGGCCGCCCCGGAAGGCGTCGCCGCAGCCGGTGGGGTCCACCACGCGCTCGGCCTGCACGGCCGGGATGGCGTACTGCTGGCCGTCGGCGAAGATCGTGGCGCCGCGTTCGCCGTGCGTCACGATGAACGCGCGGACCTTGGCGGCCACGTCGGCACTGGTCCACGCGGTGCGCGACAGCATGACCTGCGCTTCGTAGTCATTGACCGTCACGTAACTGGCGAGTTCAACGAACCGGCGCAGGTCCTCGCCGTTGAACAGCGGCATGGCCTGGCCCAGGTCGAAGATGAACGGGATGCCGGCCTCGGCGAACTGCCGCGCATGGTGCAGCATGCCCTCGCGGCTGTCCGGCGCGACGATGCCCAGCGCCGGGCGCGTGCCGGCCGCCAGCACGTCCTGCACGGCATTGAGCTGCGACTGGCCCATGGCGCCCGGGTGGAAAGCCGTGATCTGGTTGTTGTCCAGGTCGGTCGTGATCATCGCCTGCGCGGTGAACGTGTCCGGCAGCGTACGGATATGCCCGGTGCCGATACCCAGATCGCGCAGATGCTGCAGGTACGGTCCGGCGTCCTGGCCCACCGTCGCCATCACCACCGGTTCGCCGCCCAGCATCTTCAGCGTGTAGGCGATGTTGCCGGCGCAGCCGCCGAACTCGCGCCGCATGCCGGGCACCAGGAACGAGACGTTCAGCATCTGGATCTGGTCCGGAAGGATGTGTTCACGGAACCGTCCGTCGAACGTCATGATGGTGTCGTAGGCGACGGAGCCGCAGATCAGGCTGGACATCTTTTCTCCAAGCGTTCCGGCCCAGGGATGACGGGCAGAAACAGATACGTTAAATAATTCCGCCCGTGCATGACGGGCGGAGGCGCTTCGCAAATCGTGTGCTACCGCACAGATTATTTCAGTGCGGCCAGCGCGGCGTCGTAATCAGGCTCCTGCTTGATCTCGGGCACGAGCTGGCTGTACTTGACGGCGTCGTTCTCGTCCACGACCACCACGGCACGTGCGCACACGCCGGCCAGCGGGCCCGACTTGATGTCCACGCCGTAGGCGTTCTTGAAATCGGCGCCGCGCATGGTCGACAGCGTCACCACGTTGGCCAGGCCCTCGGCCGTGCAGAAGCGGCCCATCGCGAACGGCAGGTCGGCCGAGATCGTCAGCACCACGGTGTTGTCGAGGCTGCTGGCGGCCTCGTTGAACTTGCGTGCCGACGCCTGGCACACGGGCGTGTCCAGGCTGGGCACGATGTTCAGGACCTTGCGCTTGCCGGCGAAGTCGGCCAGCGTCACGTCCTTGAGGTCCTTGCCGACCAGCGAGAAGGCCGGGGCCTTGTCGCCAGCCTGGGGAAACTTGCCGCCAACTTCGATGGCGTTGCCGCCGAGGGTCACGTTGCTCATGGTTGCTCCTGTCAGGAAGGTACGGCCCGCCGGTCCGGTGCATTGCCGGCCGGCGTGGCGGGGGGCGATGAATTCAGGGATAGAAGATCAGCACGCGGTAGTTCGCCGCGGCCTGCTGCGTCCGGAATCGTACCCGAACCGGCAGCTCGCTGCCCGCGCGCAGGCCCGAGGTGGCAAAGCCGCGCTGGGCCGGCTCCAGGTACTCGCCCGGCTGCAGCACGCGGCGCAGCAGCAGCTGGTCCTGCAGGTCGGTCATCACGAGTTCGATGGCGGGCAGGGCCGTGGTGGCGCGGCCCTGGTTGCGCAGCGTGACGGCCAACTGGTAGACGTCGGCGCCTTCGTCCTGCTTCTGCAACTGCGAGCTGTCGATGCGCAGCGCCTCCAGGTCGCGCCACGGCGGCACGGCGCAGCCGAACGGCGCGCAGGCCGCTTCGAGTACCGGCCGCAGCACCGGCACGCTGCCGGCAATCTGGCTACGCGCCAGAAAGACACCCTGGACCAGGATACCCAGCCCCAGCACCATGGCCGCCGCGCGGATCCACGTGCGCTGGCTGCCGGGCACCGTCACCTTGGGGCGCGGCGCGCGCGCCTGTTCGCGCTCGCGGGTGTGGCGCAGGAAATCGGGCGCGAAGACCGGGCCGGCGCTGGCTGCCGGTTCGTCCCGGCGCAGCCAGCGGCGCGTGGTGGTCTCGCGCGCCACGCTGCTGGGTGTGTCGTCGCGCGGCGTCACGCCGAGGTCGTGTTCGATGACGTCGCGGGCCTGCGCGGCCCAGGCTTCCGCCTCGGGGTCGGCCGGGTCCGCGCTGCGCAGGAAGCCGCTGGCGCTGGGCACCGGGTCGGCCGGCGTGGCGGGTTCGGGCGGCAGTTCCGCGACAGGATCAGGTGCAACGACGCCGGGTTCGGCCGCTTCCACCGGGGCCGGCACTTCGGGTTCCGGTGTGCCGTGGTCGGCGGGATGGGAGGTCGGGCCTTCGGACGGTCGCAGCGGCGGCCAGCTTGCCTTGGCGCTATAGGCGCCGTACGGCGGCAGGCCCGAGGGGCGCGTCGATGCAAACGCAGCGGCGGGATCGAGCGACGAGTGCGGCGCCGGCGCGGCGGCCGTCGGCGCCGGGCGGGGCGGGGCGTCGTCGAACGCGGCGTGGTCGAGCGTCGGCCACGGGACGGGCGGCTCGGTCAGCGGCGTTTCGGCGGGTTCGGGCGATGGGTCGGCTTCCGGGGCGGTTTGCGGTGCGGCCTCGTCCGGCAGCACGGCGTCGGTCTCGGCAGCCTCGTCGAAATGCGCGGCGGCCTCTTCAGGTACCGCATCGGCCACCGCGCCCGGCTCGGCGGGTTCGGGTTCAGGTGACCGTTCAGGCGCCACTTCCGGGGGCACTTCCGGCGCCACGCCGACCACTTCCTCGGCTTCCGCCTCGGACATCATCGTCGTCGGCGAATCCAGCGCCGGCACCTCGTAACCTGGATCGAAGCCGGGATCGAACGGCGCGTCGGCCTCGCGGGCGCGCGCCGCCGCCTGCGCCTGCTCGGCGTGGGCCAGCGCGGCGGCCATCGACACGGACGAGGAGGGCGGCGCGGCCGCCGGCGTACCGGTGGGGACGCTGCTGGCAGCCCCAGCGGCGCCGCTACCGCCCGGCGTGGGCACCTCGATCAGGTGTTCGCGCGCATCAAAGACGGTGTCGCACTGGCCGCAGCGGACCAGGCCCTGGCGCAGCCGCAACTGGTCCGCCACCAGCCGGAACGCGGTGCGGCAGGCCGGACAGCGCGTGACGAGCTTGGCAGCGGCCATGGTCGGGAATCAGGATTGGTTGGGGGATGCCGCGGCCGGGCGCGTGCCGTGCAGGCACACCCAGCCTTCCTCGCTGCGCCAGACCGACATGGCGATCCACGGCGCGTAGGCCGCCGCCACCTCGTCGGCCTGCCGTTCGAGCACGCCGGACAGGATCAGCCGGCCGCCCGGACGCACGCGCGCGGTCAGCATCGCGGCCATCAGCTTGAGCGGGTTGGAAAGAATGTTGGCCACCACCAGATCGTGGGTGGCCTCGGACACCGCCTCGGGCAGCGCGAAGGTCGCCGCCACGCGGTTGCGCTCGGCGTTGTAGCGCGATGCCTCCACGGCATTCGGATCAATGTCGATGCCGACCGTGTCGCCGGCGCCGAGCTTCTTGGCCACGATGGCCAGGATGCCCGAGCCGCAGCCGTAGTCCAGCACCGTCTCGCCGGCCCGCACGTTCTGTTCGAGCCACTGCATGCACAGCCGCGTGGTCGGATGGCTGCCCGTGCCGAAAGCCAGGCCCGGATCAAGCTCCAGGATCACGGCGTCGGGGTCGGGCGCGTCGTGCCACGACGGCACCACCCAGATGCGCTCGCCCACGCGGATCGGCTCGAACTGTGACTGCGTCAGCCGCACCCAGTCCTGGTCGGCTACCGGGCGCAGCGTGTAGTCGGGCACCGGGTCGATGCCCAGCGTGTTGGCGGCGGCCGTCACCACCAGCGCGGGATCGGTCTCGTCGTCGAACAGCGCCACCACGCGGGACCGGTTCCACGCCAGCCGCGTCGGCTCCAGCCCGGGCTCCCCGAACAGCGGCTGCTCGTCAGGCGTGTCGGCGTCGGCGTCTTCCACCGATACCGACAGCGCGCCGAGGTCGAACAGTGCATCGGACCAGGCTTCCGCCTGATCCTGCGCAATTTCGATCACACATTCCTGGAAAGCCACGGGGTTCCTTTGCTGCAAGCCGGCCGCTGGGCCCCGCCTCAGGCTTTCTCGCCGTGGGCGTTGGCCTTCTGGGCCAGGCGGTGTTCAAGATAATGGATGCTGGTGCCGCCTTCCACGAAGTTGGCGTCGAGCATCAGGTCGCGGTGCAGCGGCACGTTGGTCAGGATGCCGTCCACCACCATCTCCGACAGCGCGATGCGCATGCGGGCGATGGCCTGGTCGCGCGTGGCGCCGTACGTGATGATCTTGCCGATCATCGAGTCGTAGTTGGGCGGCACGAAGTAGCCATCATACGCGTGCGAGTCCACGCGGACACCGGGGCCGCCGGGCATGTGCCAGGCGGTGATGCGGCCCGGCGACGGCGTGAACTTGAACGGGTCCTCGGCGTTGATGCGGCACTCGATGGCGTGGCCGCGCAGTTCCACGTCCTTCTGGCGGAAGCGCAGCTTCTCGCCAAAGGCGATGCGGATCTGCTCCTGCACGATGTCGATGCCGGTGATCATCTCGGTCACCGGATGCTCCACCTGCACGCGGGTGTTCATCTCGATGAAGTAGAACTCGTTGTTCTCGTACAGGAACTCGAACGTGCCGGCGCCCCGGTAGCCGATCTTCTTGCATGCATCGGCGCAGCGGTCGCCGATACGCTCGATCAGGCGGCGCGGAATGTGCGGCGCGGGCGCTTCCTCGATCACCTTCTGGTGGCGGCGCTGCATCGAGCAGTCGCGCTCGCCCAGCCAGATGGCCTGCTTGTGCTGGTCGGCCAGGATCTGGATTTCCACATGGCGCGGGTTCTCAAGGAACTTCTCCATGTAGACCTCGGGGTTGCCGAAGGCACGGCCCGCTTCCTCGCGCGTCATGTTGACGGCGTTGATCAGCGCGGCCTCGGTGTGCACCACGCGCATGCCGCGGCCACCGCCGCCGCCGGCGGCCTTGATGATCACGGGATAGCCCACGCGGCGCGCGGTGGCCAGGATTTCCTTGGGGTCGTCGGGCAGTGCGCCGTCCGAGCCCGGCACGCACGGCACGCCGGACTTGATCATCGCCTGCTTGGCCGACACCTTGTCGCCCATCAGGCGGATGCTGTCGGACGTCGGGCCGATGAACACGAAGCCGGATTTCTCCACGCGCTCGGCAAAGTCGGCGTTCTCCGACAGGAAGCCGTAGCCCGGGTGGATGGCCTGGGCGTCGGTGACTTCGGCGGCCGAGATGATGGCCGGCATGTTCAGGTACGACAGCGGCGAGGGGGCCGGGCCGATGCAGACGGCTTCGTCGGCCAGCTTTACGTACTTGGCTTCCTTGTCGGCCTCCGAGTACACCACCACGGTCTTGATGCCCAGCTCGCGGCAGGCGCGCTGGATGCGAAGGGCGATCTCGCCGCGGTTCGCGATCAGAATTTTTTCAAACATGGTCTCTCTCTGCGAGAACAGGGGCGGGCCCGCGCACGCCGGAATGGCGCGCCGGGCCAACGCTTGGCGGCAGGGCCACGGGCCGCTGTGCCGCGTCAGCCGGCGGCTGGCTTCAGCCGATCACGAACAGCGGCTGGCCGTACTCCACGGCCTGGCCGTTTTCGACGAGGATTTCCTTGATCACGCCGGCCTTGTCGCACTCGATCTCGTTGAGCAGCTTCATGGCTTCGATGATGCAGACGGTCTGGCCTTCCTTGACGGTGTCGCCCACGTTCACGAACGGGGCGGCGCCCGGCGACGGGGCGCGGTAGAACGTGCCGACCATCGGCGACGTGACGATGTGGCCGGCCGGCAGTTGCGGGGCGGCGTCGGCGGGGGCGGCAGCCGGCGCGGCGGCTGCCGGTGCGGCGCCAGCCATGGGCAGGGCCTGGAGCTGGGGCACGGCAACCGGGGCGGCCACGACCTGCGGGGGTTGCTTGACGATGCGAACCTTGCCGTCGCCCTCGGTCACTTCGAGCTCCGAAATGCCGGATTCGGCCACCAGGTCGATCAGCGTCTTCAGCTTGCGCAGGTCCATCTTCTTATCCTCCAGAATCGGGTTGTCCGGTCACCTTCGGGTCAGGGAAGGGGACGGCGGCGGTCAGTCATTGATGTTGGCCCGCCTCGCCAGGCGCGACAGGCCGCGGTTGTCTCGGTTGCCTACCAGGTCGGGCTAGCTGCCCGGGGCGTCCTGCTCCTGCGCCAGCGCGTAGTCCAGGGCCAGCAGGTAACCCCGCCAGCCCAGCCCGCAGATCACCCCGATCGCCTGATCGGAGAAATACGAGTGATGGCGGAACGGCTCGCGGCGATGCACGTTGGACAGGTGCACCTCGACGAACGGAATCGCCACGCCGGCCAGGGCGTCCCGCAGGGCCACGCTGGTATGCGTGAACGCCGCGGGATTGATGATCACGAAGTCCACCCCTTCGGTACGGGCGGCCTGGACGCGATCCACGAGGGCGCCCTCGTGGTTGGACTGGAAGGTCTGCAGGTCGACCCCGGCCGCGGCGGCATGTTTGGCCAGCGCGGCGTCGATATCGGCCAGCGTGGTATGCCCATACACCTGCGGCTCGCGGGTCCCGAGCAAATTGAGGTTCGGACCATGCAGAACCAGCACTTTGCGATAGCGGGCGGCGCGGCTGACGGTGGGGGTAGACGACACGGCGACTCGACCAGTTCAACGAAATTGCGCGGAGATTACCGTAGCTTAGAGGGATTTGTCTAGCACGCGATACAAGGCCGAAGTCGTCTCCAAGGCATATGAGACGCGCCTCACGCCTTACGGATCACATTTTCCGAAAACCATCGAATCTGGCGGCCCATCCATCGTCACTTCTGCGTCATTTAGAGGCAGAAGCGCGCAGTTACGGGAAATTTCCCGCGCAGCTGGCAGCCCGGCCCGTCAGGCGCCCGGCAACTCCTTGCGCAGTTCGTCGGCGTGGACACGGCCCATCTTGCGGTACTTCACGTCGCCGTCGGGCGTGATGACCACCGTGTAGGGCAGCCCGCCCTGGGCGTTGCCGAAACTCTTGGCCAGTTCGGTGCCGGCGAACCCGGCCACGGCCAGCGGATACTTCACGGGGACTTTCTTGAGAAATTCCTGAATGTTGCCGGCCGAATCGATGCCGATGCCGATGAATTCGACATTGCGCTGCGCGTATTCGCCGTGCAGCGCGGTCAGCTCCGGCATTTCCTCGACGCACGGGCCGCACCACGGCGCCCAGAAGTTCACGACCAGCGTCTTGCCGCGATACCTGGACAGGTCCAGCTCCGCGCCGCTTGGGTCGGGCATCCTGGCCTGGAACAGCGATTCGACGGCCTGGTCCGATGCCGGCTTGGGCGCCATGGCAAAGTGGGCAGCCACGGCGCCGGCCACCGCGGCCAGCAGGGCGACGACGATCCAGAGGACCAGGGACGAGCGGCGGGCCGGCTTGGCGTCGGGGGTGGAAGCGGTCATGTTCGGGGCGGAAGAAGACAGTTCTATATAGATAGGGGCGGCGGCTGGTCGGGCGCGCCGGCCGCCTCGTCCATCAGCTCGCGGACGGCGTCGATGTCGGCCCGGGCCACGCGGCCGCTGGCGTCGGCGCGCGCCGCGCCCCGTTCGTCGACGGCATCATACAGCGCGATGTGGACCCCCACCGGGGCGCCCAGCATATCGCGCACCTCGCCGGCCAGCAGGCGCGCCTCGCGGCCGGCCGGCCACTGGCCGCGCCACAGGAAACTGAGCGTCTCCACGTCGCCCCGGCCCGCGAAGTGCCGGCTCTCGCTGGTCTCGAAATCCACGCCGGCGTTGATCAGGTGCAGCGCCACGTCCTTTGGGCTGTCGCAGAAGCACTGGATATAGACGTCGGAATGCTCGGTGGCCGTGCCGTTGAGCACGGCGCCGACCAGATAGGGGCGGAAGCCGCCCAGATCTTCCATGGCCAGCACGGCCAGTTGCCGCAGCAGGGCCAGGATGCGCGGCTGGTGCTCGCCCTGGAACAGCGCCTGGTAGGCGCGCACTTCTTCCTCGATCAGTTCGTTGTCGGGCAGCCATTCGCCGGCCACGCGGACGTCGCCCAGCAACTGGCGGGCGGCCTTGCGCTTGGCGGTGGCGTAGTCGGCGCCGTCTTCGGCAATCATGCGCGCCGCGGCCTGGGCAATTTCCTCGCGCAGGCGGGCGGGGTCGGAGGGGGTACGTCGGGACATGGGTCGATGATACCCGCACGGCCAGGGCCCGGCATGCGGCACAGGCGCGCGGCGGGACTGGCGCCGCGCCGGCAGCGGGTCGGGAACCGGACGCATGCGGGTACAATCAGACCCTTCACTTCTGCGCCGCCGGCCCGTCCGCGCGGCCCAACGCATTCCCACGCATTCCCGAAGCTCCCATGCATATTCACATCCTTGGCATCTGCGGTACGTTCATGGGGGGCCTCGCGGTCCTGGCGCGGCAGGCGGGCCACCGGGTCACCGGCTGCGACGCCAACGTCTACCCGCCGATGAGCACCCAGCTGGAAGCCCAGGGCATCGACCTGATCGAGGGCTTCGACCCGCAGCAGCTATCGCTGAACCCCGACCTGTACGTGATCGGCAACGTGGTGTCGCGCGGCAATCCGCTGATGGAAGCCATCCTGGACCGCAACCTGCCGTACGTGTCCGGCCCGCAATGGCTGGGCGAGCACGTGCTGAACGGCAAGTGGACGCTGGCCGTGGCCGGCACGCACGGCAAGACCACCACCACGTCGATGCTGGCCTGGGTGCTGCAGGACGCCGGCTACAACCCCGGCTTCCTGGTCGGCGGCGTGCCGCAGAACTTTGGTATCTCGGCGCGGCTGACAGAATCGGACTTCTTTGTCATCGAGGCCGACGAATACGACACCGCGTTCTTCGACAAGCGCAGCAAGTTCGTGCACTACCGTCCGCGCACGGCCATTCTGAACAACCTTGAATACGATCACGCCGACATCTTCCCCGATCTGGCCGCGATCGAGACCCAATTCCATCATCTGGTGCGCACGGTGCCCGGTCAGGGCCGGCTCGTCGTGAACGGGCTGGAGCCCGCGCTGGCGCGCGTGCTGGAACGCGGGTGCTGGAGCGAGGTGGAGCAGTTCGGCATGGGCGACTGGCGCGAAGGCGACGCCCGCACCGAGGCGCCGGCCGGCAAGGACGCGTTCGACGTGTACTTCCAGGAGGCGCTGCAGGGCACCGTGGTCTGGGACCTGCAGGGCACGCACAACCGCATGAACGCGATTGCCGCCATCGCGGCCGCCCGCCACGTGGGCGTGCCGCCGGCGCAGGCCATCGAGTCGCTGGGCCGCTTTGCCAACGTCAAGCGCCGCATGGAAGTGCGCGGCGTGGCCAGCGGCGTGACGGTCTATGACGATTTCGCGCACCATCCGACGGCCATCCAGACCACGCTCGACGGCCTGCGCCGCCGCGTGGGCGACGCCCGCATCCTCGCCGTGCTGGAGCCGCGCTCGAACACGATGAAGCTGGGCGTGATGGCGGCCCAACTGCCGGCCAGCCTGGAAGCGGCCGATCTGGTGTTCGGCTACGGCGCGCCGTCCGGCAAGGACGCGCTGGGCTGGAACCTGGGCGACGCGCTGGCGCCCATCGGCGACAAGGCCGCCGCGTTCCAGGACCTGGGCGAACTGGTGCAGGCCGTGACCGCCGCCGCCCGCCCCGGCGACCACGTGCTGGTGATGAGCAACGGCGGCTTCGGCGGCATCCACCAGAAGCTGCTGGACGCCATCGGCGCCAAGGGCTGACGGCCGCCGGCCACTTTCACACAGGGAATCCCATGCTGCTGTACCTGCACGGCTTCCGTTCCTCGCCGCAGTCGATGAAGTCGCGGCTCGTGCAGGAACGGATGCGCGCCTGGGGGCTGGAGAAGTATTTCGCCTGCCCGATGCTCAATGTGTCGCCGTCCCAGGCGATTGCCCAGGCCGAGGCGGCCATCCGGGGCGCCCAGGCCGGCGGCGAGACCGACATCGCCATCGTCGGCTCGTCGCTGGGTGGCTTCTACGCGCGCTGGCTGGCCGAGCGCCACGGCTGCCGCGCCGTGCTGCTGAATCCGGCCATCCATCCCTGGACCGACCTTGAGAAATATCTTGGCGAGCAGCCGCTGTACCACGGCGGCGGCTCGGTCGAGGTCAAGCGCGAACATCTGGACGAACTGCTGGCGCTGCGCGTGGATACCATCACGCGCCCGGAGCGCTATTTCCTGCTGGCGACCACCGGCGACGAGGTGCTGGACTACCGCGAGATGGTCGCGGCGTGCCCCGGCGCCCAGATCCGCGTGATCGAGGGCAGCGACCACGGCATCAGCGAATTCGACGCCTACGTCGACGAAGTGCTCGCCTTCTGCGGCTATCGGCCCGACGGACGCCAGCCAGCCCGCCCGGCATGACGGCGGCGGTTCCCGGCCAGAATGGCCCGAGCGGCCTGCGCGCCGCGTGGCACGCCCACCTGCCGTACGACGCCGCCATCCCGCTGAACCAGCGCCGCTGGATTGCCGGGGAGGGCTCGCTGACGGCCCGGCTGATGTCGGCGTCCAGCCGGTTCCGCGTGACGCGGATCAACCAGTCGCCACGGCCGCCGTTTGCCGACGAATGGCGCGCGCTGGGCCTGATTCGGCCCGTGCCGGCCATCACGCGCGAAGTGCTGCTGATCTGCGACGACGTGCCCGCGGTCTTTGCGCACACGATTGTCGATCCGTACCGCGCGCGACGCGACTGGCCGTTTCTGCGCGGGCTGGGCAACCGGCCGCTGGGCGGCGCGCTGTTTGTCGATCCGCGCGTGCGGCGCGAGCCGTTCCAGTTCGCGCGGCTGACCGTCCATCACCCGCTGCGCCAGGCGCTGCAGCGGGTGCTGCCGGCGTTTGCATCGGTGCCGATGCTGCCCGCGCGGCGCTCGGTGTTCCGGCGCGGCGGCGGCGCCATG
This sequence is a window from Cupriavidus pauculus. Protein-coding genes within it:
- a CDS encoding chorismate--pyruvate lyase family protein gives rise to the protein MTAAVPGQNGPSGLRAAWHAHLPYDAAIPLNQRRWIAGEGSLTARLMSASSRFRVTRINQSPRPPFADEWRALGLIRPVPAITREVLLICDDVPAVFAHTIVDPYRARRDWPFLRGLGNRPLGGALFVDPRVRREPFQFARLTVHHPLRQALQRVLPAFASVPMLPARRSVFRRGGGAMLVTEVFLPDLLTRAAPPNIGAGGTRLPRRIDTHHKEARPA